The Opisthocomus hoazin isolate bOpiHoa1 chromosome 20, bOpiHoa1.hap1, whole genome shotgun sequence genome window below encodes:
- the YPEL2 gene encoding protein yippee-like 2 codes for MVKMTRSKTFQAYLPSCHRTYSCIHCRAHLANHDELISKSFQGSQGRAYLFNSVVNVGCGPAEERVLLTGLHAVADIYCENCKTTLGWKYEHAFESSQKYKEGKYIIELAHMIKDNGWD; via the exons ATGGTGAAGATGACAAGGTCCAAGACTTTCCAGGCATATCTGCCTTCGTGCCACAGGACCTACAGCTGCATTCACTGCAGGGCTCATCTTGCCAACCACGATGAGCTCATTTCCAAG TCCTTTCAAGGAAGCCAAGGACGAGCGTACCTCTTCAATTCAGT AGTTAATGTGGGTTGTGGCCCTGCAGAGGAGCGGGTGTTATTAACAGGATTACATGCGGTTGCAGATATTTACTGTGAAAACTGCAAAACCACACTGGGTTGGAAATAC gAACACGCTTTTGAAAGCAGCCAGAAGTATAAAGAAGGCAAATACATCATTGAACTAGCTCACATGATCAAGGATAATGGCTGGGATTGA